ataaactaacgagccgaccaaccaatcaatcaatcagtcaagcaaccaatcaaccaaattaccaaccaatcaagtaatcaataaacaaaaaagaaaccaaccaatcaaccattcttccaactaacaaatcaagcagcaaacaactaaccaaataaccaacgaatcaatcaactaactaatcaaacaaccaaccattcaagcaaactaccaatcaacttattaaccaaccaaccaacaaaacaattaatcaactaaccagccgactaaccaatcaagcaaccaaccaatcaaccagttaagcaaccaaccaacaatcaagcaaccaacaattaatgcaagctaccaatcaaccaagcaatcaagcaaccaaccagcgaatcaaccaattaagcaaccaaccattctacAAACTAACAAATCGAGCAGCAACCCATAAACCAAATTACTAATCAATCAAACGACCATCCATTCAAGcatgctaccaatcaaccaaccaaccaaccaataatcaagcaaccaaccaactaatcaatcaatcaagcaaccaaccaattagccatccaagcaaccaacaaaacaactcatcaactaaccagccgaccaactacccaagcaaccagaagttcggataagaagggctattttggcttaatcagctctcattttaagtaattttttgtatgtaacggaactttaagtgaactttaaagttccgttaaggatgcttggaacttgatgtgaaccatagtgaaccaattagttcggttaagagtaaatttaagtaaaatctgaatttctggttgcttgggtaatcaagtaaccaatcaaccaaccagtcaagcaacctatcaatcaaataaccaaccaatcaaccaaataacaaatcaactaatcaactaaccagccgaccaacaatcaatcaaccagtcaggcaaccaaccaactatcaaccattcaacagttctaccaactaacaaatcaaacagcaaccaaccaatcaatcaatcattctaccaactaacaaatcaagcaaccaaccaactaatctaccaatcaagcaatcaacaaaacaactaatcaacccatcaagcagccgaccaacaatcaaccaaccaactaatcaagcaatcaactaatcaaccaaccaatcaagcaatcaatcaactgaataattaactaatcaaccattccagcaagctaccaatcaaccaatcaagcaaccaaacaatcagccattcaagcaaccaacaaaacaactaatcaactaaccagccgaccaaccaatcaatcaaccagtcaaacaaccaatcaaccaaataaccaaccaatcaagcaaccaaccaactgtgaagcaaccaaccattcaacagttctaccaactaacaaatcaagcagcaaccaaccaattaatcattctaccaaccaacaatcaaccaaccaactaatcaagcaaccaatcaactaaataaccaatcaatcaaccaacgatgaagcaatcaacaaacaatgagcaaacaaccaaccagctattaaactgatccaaaattattttccagatcgctcactgcaggtaaactatcagaattctaaatatttaggacttctgctagatcaaaaattaacttttaaaaatcacattgaaggccttcaagccaaatgtaacaaatatattatgatccacttataaacagaaaatcaaaactttgtcttaagaacaaacttttgatttacaaacaaattttagaccaaccatgttgtatgctgtgccaatatggactagttgctgcaataccagaaagaaggcacctCCTCGGACCACCACGATTACCAGATGGTCTTCCTTCAGTGAGGTTGTGACATGTTCGTTTCAACAATTCTGTCGAAAAATCGCATGGCGGGAATGAGTAGAGCACACCGGTTGCTTCCGTTTCTTTATTGAACAAGGAAATAACGCCGGccgcttctttctgcttcagGTAGGACACGAGATTACGCAGTGGACGCGTCTGAACACTGGCATCATCCGACGATGCCACCGATAACGTCGATCCCGGCAGGCCGAGGAAGATTGCGTGCGACGATGACGTCGATATGCGCTTCTGCACATCTTCTTCTGGTAACGTTCTTGCATTCGATAACATGCCATTCCCACAAGAAGACGAATCAGAATCAGCCGGACTGCGTCGCCTCGGTGAACGGGAGCGAGATCTATCGATTCCTGGTTCACGTGATCCAGAACGACGACGTAATCATATTCGCCATCGGCTCCTGATCGACGCAATTCATCATTGTCCCCGTGGTGCGGTGGGCCATCACGATGTAAACCGCCACGGAAACCACCACGTCCGCGGAATCCTCCACGGCCGCAAAACGGTCTTCcacccaaggatgttaacgatcattcactATCCACTCTTTGTGATGCATAATTCGGCAATAAGCTGTGAAtgattaatttgaattgaattaagcCTTTTAAAAGATTATTTTCAGTTTAATTTAACGAAGCTTAAAAACAATATATTCAGCAGAAATGTtagttttgcaaaacaagtaggAAATAATTTGACAtttaaaaatagaaaagaaagaAATCTCGGGAATAGTAAATACctattaaattttccaaatcttccacatttatttataaatatgcACTGTATTGATAAAGTCACTTTGTGGTGATATTTATATCAGATTATATATACCGTAAAAAAGCATGCAGCAGTGATGAATCGATTTTAGCACCTCCTCAGAACTGTCCCCGCATTCAACCGCCATACACCATCAGGGAAATACTGCTTCCACTTTGTAGAGCTGCGACTACTATCAGACTGGCCTTTAATTTCCTTGGACGCTGATTTTCTTCCTCCTCGAGGGCAATCGTCTAATCGATTCGAATTGAAGTAGAGATTCCTGGCGAAATGTTTTTCGCTGGTTGCATTGTTCCGAACCTGAAATGGCAAACGAAAGAAGATAATTGTCAGTTTAGGgaagaatttattgaagaaaaatattacCATTGTTGTTGTTCAATTTGCACACTGCGTAGCCgagcagaaaaaaaatgacTCCCAATGTTCGTGGCCTGCTTCAGCGGATTGCCTTCTCCGGTTGCCGTCAAATCTCGCGTCAAACAGAAAGCCTCATTAacgttatattattattatctttttcGATTTTCTCCGTGATGCACGATGCAAAACCGAAACGACGTCGCAAGGTgagggagaaaaacaaacagacaaactgtcaaaacgtcaagaggggtaagtcagcgctcgtaaaatatttatttatatgtataatgtaattcgtcacccacgaggggtattttcttcaaaataaagaagaagacatggtgcccgattttctgatggctttgtaccggacatttcggtctatgtattcgtcaatgatcCAACCTACTATTGTCCCAAAACTCTCAACTGGCACCCCTACAACTGTTTTCCCTGAACTCATGGATACCAGTTCCACTATGACACGAAATTAAAGCACCCCTTCTCTCTCTCTACTTCTGCTACCCCCCGCGTGAAAGCATACCCATGCGGATCGAAAGTTCCCTTTCTGGTTTTCTTCCGGCCCAAAGGCTGAACAAATTGCAAATCGCAAAAGACCTGGCAAAGTCGTTTCGGGGCATAGAAGAGGTGAATGCACCGAGCCGTAATAAGTTGCGGATCACAGTTAGTGATCGGGAACAGGCAAATAAGATTGCTGCCTGCGAGCTCTTTTTGAGGGAATACCACGTATACATTCCGAGTCGAGAAGTCGAAGTAGCCGGAGTGGTTACCGAGCCGTATCTGTCCTGTGTTGACATCAAGTCTCTTGGCGCTGGTGGGTTCAAGAATAGGGCCGTCCCAGCTGTCCAAGTGATTGATGTAAGACAAATGAACCGCGTGTCATCTGATGGCACTAAAAAAACATCAGATTCGTATCGAGTAACCTTCTCCGGATCGGCTTTGCCGGACTATCTCGTGATCGGGAAACTTCGATTACCTGTGCGACTCTATGTACCGAGTGTAATGCACTGCACCAAATGCCAGCAGATTGGACACACCGAAACTTACTGCTGCAACAAACCGCGCTGCAGTAAGTGCGGTGAACAACATCAAGAGGGTCCCTGCAGCACGGAGCAGAAATGTACCTGCTGCGGTGAAGCTCCACATGATCTGTCCTCCTGCCCTCGGTTCATAAAGCGGGGAAACATCAGCTGCGATCCATTCAACAGCGATCACGGCGATCTTATGCAgaaatgctgaaaaaatcgcCGCGCCAGCTGTACCATCAACCCAACATATTGTTAACGACAATCTCTACTCTTCCCTGCCCCTCGATGATCAAGGTTCTGACTCTGGGGACGGTGAGGATTACACTGTGATTGAAACAGGTACAAAGAGGAAGAGAATGAGAACTAAACCACTAACACATAAAACTACTCTAAAAGTCCCAGTCAATCAACAGGGAATCCTATCTTCCCCGGGAAAATCAGTAAGTGGTGGAAAAACCCCCGAAAATTTCATCATTGGGGTTCAAATTTGTCGCTGGCGAATTTCCATCACTTCCAGGAACATCTGAAACCCCAGATATTCCAGTTTTTCGCCCAGAAAGTACACAACAACATACAAGTCAGCGAGTACCTCAGCACAAGCAAGTTGAGGTCTCAGATAAAATGACTATCTCTGGGATTGTGGACTTCATCTTCAATACTTTAGAAATCTCTCCCGCAGTGAGAAACATCATCAATATGATAATCTCACTGGTGAAACCTTTATTGAAGCAACTAATGTCAAAATGGCCTGTTCTTGATTCGATCTTATCCCTTGATGGCTAATTTAACCAACGAGGTCGGGGATAAGATCGTAGTCCTACAGTGGAACTGTAGAAGCATCATCAAAAATTTACCTGCGTTTGAATATTTAGTTCACACTTCGTGTTGTGATGCATTTGCTCTCAGTGAAACATGGCTTACTTCAGATAAAAACCTTACTTTCCACGATTTCAATATTATTCGCCGAGATCGGGGCGAtggatatggaggggtgctctTGGGGATCAACAAGCTCCACTCCTTTTATAGAATTGATCTTCCCCCGATGATAGGCACTGAAGTAGTCGCTTGCCATGTCACCATACGAGGTAAAAGCTTAAGCATAGCCTCTGTGTACATACCGCCGAATGCTTCTGTTCGACACAGAGACCTTACGGCTATTTGCTCAGCAATGCCTGAGCCACGGTTGATCCTAGGAGATTTTAACTCACACGGTACAGCCTGGGGGGAACTTACCGATGACAACCGTTCATCTTTGATTTATGACATGTGTGACTACTTCAATTTGACATATTTGAATAATGGGGAAGCAACACGTGTAGCATCTTCAGGACTCGAAAGTAGAATTGACCTCTCAATCTGTTCGATTTCACTAACATTGGATTGTACGTGGAAAGTGATTcaggatccccatggtagtgatcacttGCCTATCGAAATCTCAATTACCAATGGATCGCGTCAGACTCATCAGATTTGCAATGCATACGACCTCACAAAGCACATTGACTGGGGAAAATATGCAGAAGCGATCATCGATGGTGAACAATTAGTCGAGGTACTTCCTCCGTTGGAAGAATACCGATATATCGCCGGTTTGATTCATAACAGCGCGCTACATGCGCAGCGTAGACCTATACCGGGATCGCAAGCGCGTCGACGTCCTCCATCTCCTCTCTGGTGGGATGCCGAGTCTACTAGAGTATATCGTGAAAATCCGACGTGTTCAAGGACTATCGGAAGCGGGGTTCGCGGGTTAATTATGATCGGTATATCTCTCTTGAGCGCAAATTCAAAAGCCTCGTGACTGTCAAGAAACGAGGGTACTGGCGTCATTTTGTTGATGGCCTATCGCGAGAAACGTCGATGACAACTCTCTGGACCGTCGGTAGAAGAATGCGAAACGCGTCGGCGGTTAACGAAGATAGAGAAAGCTCATCCAGGTGGATAATTGCATTCGCCAAAAGGTGTGCCCGGATTCCGTTCCTATACAAGGATTCGTGCGTGACGTAACACGCGGTCGAAGCGAAATGGATAGTCCGTTTTGATGGTCGAgttctcgcttgctctcctttctTGTAACAATTCTGCCCCTGGAATGGATGGTATTAAGTTCAACCTACTTagaaacctcccagacgtcgcgaagaggcgatTGTTGAACTTATACAATCGATTCCTGGAAAGCAACATCGTTCCAGATGAATGGAGACAGGTAAGAGTGATCGCCATAAAGAAACCGGAGAAACCTGTGTCGGATCACAATTCGTACCGGCCAATCGCGATGTTGTCGTGTATACGGAAGCTGTTTGAGAAGATGATTCTTAATCGGCtcgacaaatgggttgaatcgaacgGCTTTCTATCAGATACTCAATTTGGATTCCGCagaggcaagggaacgaacgactgtcttgcgctGCTTACTACAGAGATCCAACTGACCTATTCTCAAAAAGCGCAAATgggttcagttttcttggacattaagggggcttttgactcagtttgcgttgacgtcctttcagacaaactcttgagtgtggactttcaccaatatTGAACTATTTGTATAACTTGTTGTCTGAGAAACATATGAGCTTTTCTCATGGAAACTCGACAACTTCAAGAATTagttacatgggtctccccaggGCTCATGCCTAAGCCCCTTCTTTACAACTTTTACGTCAGAGATATCGATGGATGTCTCTTGGGAAATTGCACGCTTAGACAGCTTGCGGATGACGCCGTTGTCTCCTTTACAGGAACAGGGGTGGACGAtctgcaaagaccattgcaagatactttagACAGTTTGTCTACTTGGGCCATTCGGCTAGGTATAGAATTCTCTCAGGAAAAAACTGAGCTGATTGTCTTTTCTAGGAAGCATAAGCCGGCAAAATTAGAGCTTCACCTTGAGGGTAAGAAAATCGCTCAAGGCCTTTCACATAAATATttaggggtctggttcgactcgaaaggcACCTGGGGAAAGCACATTAAACATCTGTATCAGAAATGCCAACaacgaatcaacttcatgcggactgtaaccggaacatggtggggagcccaCCCGGAAGATCTGATAAAGCTTTATCGTACAACGATTCTGTCGGTTATCGAATATGGTAGTTTTTGTTTCCAATCCGTCGCGCAAACGCACCTGTTAAAACTCCAACGTATCCAGTATcgttgtctccgtatcgcgttgggtTGTATGAACTCGACTCATACAATGAGTCTAGAGGTACTGGCGGGAGTACTTCCTTTATCAGATCGTTTCGTGGAATTGTCGTTTAGGTTCCTCATCCGGTGTGAGGTTTTAAACCCATTGGTTATTGAGAATTTTGAGAAGCTAATCGAACGAaacttccaatcaaaatttatgacaGTGTACTACTCCTACATGAGCCTGGAGATTGGTCCTTCTTTGAATGTTCCCAATCGTGGTTGCTTCCTGGACTCCTCCAGTTCTACTGTAGTTTTTGATCTGACCATGAAACAAGAGATccatggaatatcagatccaCACCGATCGGAGTGCATACCACCAATTTTTGCAAGCAAGTACGGCCATGTTAGTTGTGATAAAAGGTTTTTCACCGACGGGTCAAAATCAAATgaatccactggtttcggtgtcttTAACAATCTTCATAGCGCCGCTCATAAACTTCAAAACCCTTGTTCCGTATATATCGCAGAATTAGCGGCTATACACTATGCATTAGAGCGAATCGCCTCTCTTCCTctgataaatatttcatttttacgGATAGTCTCAGTTCTTTAGAGGCTATCCGTTCAATGAGGCCGGTGCAGCACTCACCGTATTTCCTGAGTGAAATACGAACCATATTGAGTGCTCTCTCGAATCGCTTTTACACTATCACCTTAGTATGGGTCCCTTCACATTGCTCGATTCCGGGTAACGAGAAAGCGGACTCACTTgccaaggtgggcgctatggaaggcgaTATTTATGAGCGCAAAATCGCCTTTAACGAATTTTTCACAATTGCTCGTCATCACGCTTTAGTCAGTTGGCAACGAAAATGGGATGAAGGAGATTTGGGTAGATGGTTACATTCTATTCTCCCACATGTATCGAAGAAACCTTGGTTCAAGGGATTGGCAATTAGTCGAGACTTTATCAAGGTAATGTGTCgcctaatgtccaatcactactcttTAAACGCACACTCCTATCGAATAGGCCTCGCCGACAGCAATCGATGCGACTGCGGTGCAGGTTACCAAGACATCAACCACGTTGTCTGGAGCTGTCCTAAATACGATGTTGCCAGGTCCGATTTATGTGCATCCCTCCGGGCCCGAGGGAAACCAGAAAAGGAAGACCTCAGAGATGTGTTGGGTAAGCTTGACCTAGACTACATGGTCCTTGTGTATAATTTCTTAAAACAAATCAATGTCTTTGTCTGAACCCCCTGTCTCTTGTAAGGCCATGTCCACCTTGTTCCCACCCGCTTCGCTCGAAAAATCGTTTGTTTGTATCATTACAGTTTATCCCTGCCTACACCTCGTCAATCAGCAATGAATGTGCCACAACATCGCCACCTAGGCCCCATCccatccatattttttttttcttgtactCCTTAACCTCGACCAAGCCGCGAGTCTTTCGGCTCCCCAAGACTAATAATATACATTAAGACGACAATCATGAttgtaaaatcaataaaataacgGCTCCGTAATGCCTGCTGGCGCTTGAGCCTTAAAATAAAGAtaagctaaaaaaaaaaatgtgtgaactgctaagcgttaaaaattttcaactcgcAGGAACGAAATTGCGCTTTCTGGTGCAGCACTAGCAAATTTTTCGCTCACAAAAGTGAAAACGTAGccgtagccgttcgataactgcaaaatgtttacttttcagttaacgaatgccgttcgataactgcaatgcattctagacgtcaaacggatgtcaatcgacgtcagatgcaatataagtgcatctaaatgtgcagcgcaatgcagctgtcattggagtttgacatcagtttgaagtttagcggtccgataactgcaacactgttactatcgaattgcagttaaaaagcattgcagttaaatgacttgcagttatcgaacgtctactgtatttatttattttcgagaaaaattcgCTTAAAAGTACCCAGATAAAAAAATACAGTagagttgcaataaaatatcattaaaataaataaaatacattttttttagaagtataagtatatttatttgttgatgtattatgattccagttgaaaaccgaattTCGAACTCgcgaaaattaattttattcgCGTTCAACTTATAGCGCATCATTGCGCAACTAGTGTACATTGTTCGCAACcagatgcgctatacagcgcaccagatGCGCAGTAATGAAACTTGCGACTAATAGGCGAAAAATTGATTGTCGTGAGttcaaaaattcggttttgaGCTGCACACATAAtattaagccccaaacgcaatccaacggaacggcgacggaaacggaaaatttgacagttagctcatatattttctgtcaaatttgccgtttccgtcgccgttacgttgtattgcgtttgcgGCTTTATTGATGTACAttaaattctattgtttttatatcatATCAATTAATGTCCCATATTGTTATTCCAACAGACGTACAATAAAGTCTATTGTCAGTAAAATGTCGACAATAGAattacagtcgcgattcgctggttgggctacgacctcggcccaactaacgaattcggttttttagttgggtcaactgacagccatttgaacacgtatatttcgacttgaacatcacaaatgatgtccacaCAGCAAAAAAATGTAATGTGCTCCGATGTAATTCACACTATGTACTAACATTCCTATGTAAAAGGTATTTTTAGATGTATCATTACATTCGCTTTGACGTAATATTACATCGCTCTTCAAATTACACACAAATTAATTCGTTTTCTTGATTACGTTTTATTTGCGTATAAATacaggggtctgcgaagcggccatgtttctgatgccagcataaaaatcatcgattaatttaataaGAAGGCGTAATCATAGTCGTCGAAAACCtgccattgaaaatatgttttaaaaatcatgatattttggtgAAGTAGTGCGCTTGGTGCTgattgaataatgaaaatttattgagGGTATCTATCTTCTTGATGAAAtacacctcgcattcatactttcgcacaagttcttgaaaaattatgaaaaaataattacgtccatttggaaaaaatcaattcggaatagtgttttgtttacaaaatagaattgtcagtgggaaacccaacaCAATGGGAAAcacaaagatgttggctattgtcaaacgtagtgggtaggattgcgggtgccagatacctgtataaatacataaatattaCAGTAATATTACATAGatatacacagaaaaaacaaacattgttctaataattattttgcctttttgatttaaaaagcgtttgattttgtttgaaataaaaGTAGGATTGATTAACGCAAAAATTATGCTTTATAACACTTTATATACGCTAGCATTGAAAGTGTTTCGAAACAAATCATTTTGCATAAATAAAAGTTTTTCCTTTTAACGCAAACATTGTAAAACTGTTGAACCATCCATTTAGAATTACTCTTCTTTTTTTTGCCGGTGTCAGTTATTGTGCGTGATTTCTTGGTGACGGATTGAGCCGACCTTTCGTCAACCGTAAATAAATTGGACTTCTGGAATAAAGTTTGCCTGCTGACTCCGCCAATTTCAACAACTAGGTAATTTATTAGCTCATTATAAATACTGCATCTTGATTTATTTGCGACTTTGCCGATATAATATTCTCGCATTTGCACAAAATTCCACGCGGCCCAAACCAActgaaaggtacggccgcgctcTTACGATACACCGCACTGAAATGAACTGTCATAATATGTACACAAACATTATTGTTATTCCTTACGGAACCTGAGTCCATCAGCGGAAAATAACAAATTTCTTAAATATTCATCGATTGTACAGAAAATATAATGGCACACGAaaacattttgatcaatgtcCGGCACCGACAAGCGAGTGTCAACACAGTGTACCATTGCCTATACGCATTTTACTTTTTGGGACTGGATCGAGCATCACTGGCGAAGCTATTTGGAAAATCGAAATCCATCATATGTAAGTGGATCAACAAATATGAGTGCAACGGAAGCTTTATGCGGAAGCAACGGATGGTCAATTATCGACGTTTTGGGGCAGAGCAACGACAATGGCTGTTAGATTTGTACTATAAAGAATCGATACTATTTATTGATGAAGCACGCGATTGCTTCCAGCAGCACTTCAACAAAACCATAAGTGCTGAATCTGTTATTCGGATTGTTCATACAGCTGGATTAACGtggaaaaaatcgaaagaagAGCGATCCAAATTCGTAAAGCAGACATTCTACGCTATACAGATGAGTTGGATTCCATCAAGTGGCAACTTCACCAGTTTGTGTTTATCGATGAAGTGTCTTTTGACTCCAGAGATATGCTTCGGAGTCATGGATATGGCGTTAAAGGTCAGAAGGTTCTGTACCGAGGTGAATTCAATCGAAAGCCCCGGGAATCATACCTCTGCTTCCTTGGCCAATCGGGAATGTTGGAATCATTTAGG
The nucleotide sequence above comes from Armigeres subalbatus isolate Guangzhou_Male chromosome 3, GZ_Asu_2, whole genome shotgun sequence. Encoded proteins:
- the LOC134222710 gene encoding uncharacterized protein LOC134222710, with amino-acid sequence MRIESSLSGFLPAQRLNKLQIAKDLAKSFRGIEEVNAPSRNKLRITVSDREQANKIAACELFLREYHVYIPSREVEVAGVVTEPYLSCVDIKSLGAGGFKNRAVPAVQVIDVRQMNRVSSDGTKKTSDSYRVTFSGSALPDYLVIGKLRLPVRLYVPSVMHCTKCQQIGHTETYCCNKPRCSKCGEQHQEGPCSTEQKCTCCGEAPHDLSSCPRFIKRGNISCDPFNSDHGDLMQKC